The Burkholderia pyrrocinia genomic sequence CGATCTTCGCCTTGAGCTCGGCGTGACGATCTCCCGCCTTGGTCGCTGCCACTTGGTAATAGAACGTACTACGCGCCAGGCCTGAAACCTTGAGCAAGACCGTCAACGAATGGTGCTCACGCAAGGCGTTCACGATTTGCGCGGTTTCTTTGGCTTTGCTTGCTCCTTGGCTCGGAGCAGTTCGTCCAACTTTTTTAGGTACGCCACCTCCGCGCGCAGATACTCATTCTCTTTAAGAAGGTCTTCGCGTGAGCGCTCGTCTGCGGGCACGGCAGTAGGCTGGGCAGGCTGTTTGGGCTTTGACATCTTGGGTGGCCGGCCTTTGCGGCGCGGCATGAGAGCTTCGAAACCACCCTCATGATACTGGCGCTCCCAGCGACTCACGCAGTTGGCTTCGCGCAAATCGAATACCGCGCATGTGCGCTGGTATGACAGCTCATGGCGCCACATGTGTTGCAGCACCGACATCTTGAAGTCAGTGCTATACGTCTCGTGCTTCTTGCGCAGCCCTGCTTTGCCATGTACCCGGAAAGCGCTCACCCAACGCCGCAGTGTTGAATACCCAACTCCGTACTTCCGGCCGAGCGACTCGCAACTGCCTTCGCCGCTCAGATATGCCTTGACCAATTGTTGCTTGAACGACGGGTCATACTTCGTCATGAAAAAACCCCCAAGGGTTGGAGTGATGTCCAACTCTTGGGGGTCAATTCACGAACGCGGCCTTTTTCGTGGTGCGGCGAATGCTGGCGTGGGGCGTCACGCAGGCCGCTGCTGTCGCACCTGCTCGAACAGGCAGACCGCCGCTGCTGCCGCGACATTCAGCGACTCCATCCCGCCCGGCTGCGGAATCGTCACGCGATGCGTGGCCGCATCGCGCCAGAACGCCGATACGCCGGCGCCCTCGTTGCCGAACACCCATGCGACAGGCCCCGACAGGTCGCAGTCGTAGAGCGCCTGCGCGCCATGCGAATCGGTCAGCGCGACCGGCACGTCGAGGCGTTCGGCGAGCGCCGCGGCGTCAACATCCTCATGGATCGACAGCAGGAAATGCGCACCCATGCCCGAGCGCAGCACCTTCGACGACCACGCGTAGGCCGTGCCCGGCGCACAGAACACGTGACGCACACCGGCCGCCGCGGCGCTGCGCAGGATCGAGCCGACGTTGCCGGCGTCCTGCACGCCGTCGAGCACGACCGACGTGTGCGTCACGCGCTCAGGCAGCGGTTGCGCCGGCCGGTCGACGAGCAGCAGGAACCCGACGCCGTTGACGACGTTCGACAACTGCCCGAACAGCGCATCGGGCAGCGTGACGACACGCTGCGCGTCGACGCGCGCGACGATCGCCTGCGCCTCGGCGTGGCCGAGCGCGCCTTCGGTCGCCACGCACAGCTCGGGCGTCGCACCCGTATCGAGGTACGCGCTCGCGAGATGGAATCCTTCGAGCAGCGCCTGGCCGCTGCGGCGCTGATGGTGCGTCGAACCCGCGAGCGCCTTCAGGCGCTTGTACAGCGGGTTGTCGCGGGAAGTAATGCTTTTCATCGAATCAGGTCGAGTGCCGCGCGGACCGGCGCGAACGAGCGCCGATGCGCTTCGCACGGGCCGTGCTCGCGCAGCGCGGCAAGGTGTTTCGCGGTGCCGTAACCCGCATGCACGTTGAAACCGTATACCGGGAAGCGTTCGTGCAGGTCGACGAGCATGCGGTCGCGCGTGACCTTCGCGAGGATCGACGCGGCCGAGATGCTCGGTACGAGCGCATCGCCGCTGACGATCGCCTCGGCACGCACCGTCAGCGTCGGGCAGCGGTTGCCGTCGATCTGCGCAAGCGTCGGCAGGACCGACAGGCCCTCGACGGCCCGCTTCATCGCAAGCATCGTCGCGTGCAGGATGTTCAGCGTATCGATTTCGTCGACGCTTGCCGACGCAACGCAATACGCGCGCGAACGCGCGACGATCAGGTCGTACAGCACGTCGCGCTTCTTCGCGGACAGCGCCTTCGAATCGTCGAGCCCGTCGATCGGCTGCGCCGGATCGAGAATCACCGCGGCGGCCACCACCGGCCCCGCGAGCGGGCCGCGGCCGGCTTCGTCGACACCGCAGACGATCTCGTCGGGCCGGCTGAAGTCGAAGCCGCCCTGCACGTCGCTCGACGCGCGACGACGCGGTGCACGTACTGCCGTCATGCGCGCCCCTTGCGTTGTTCGAGCACGCGCACGACCGCTTCGGCCGCCTTCGCAGCCGTGTTCTGCCGCAGCGAAAGATGCATTTCGGTAAACACGTCGGTCAGCGTGCGGCGGTTCGCGTCGTCGCGCAGCTGCGTGAGCGTCGCATCGGCGAGCGCCTCGGGCGTCGCGAAATGCTGCAGCAGCTCGGGCACGACGAAGCGCCCCGCCAGGATGTTCGGCAAGCCGACATACGGCAGGTAGCCCTGCCGGCGCATGATCTGCCCGGTCAGCCAGGGCACCTTGTACGAGATCACCATCGGCTTCTTCAGCAGCGCGGCTTCCAGCGTGACGGTGCCGCTCTTCACGAGGATCGCGTCGGCGGCCGTCATCGCGACCTGCGAGCGGCCATCGGTGATCGTCAGCGCGAGTTGCGGATGCGCGTCGACGAGCGGCTGCAGCAGCTCGCGCAGCGCGGGCGTCGCCGCCGGCATCACGAACCGCACGCCGGGCTCGCGCTGCTGCATCAGCGCCATCGCCGCGAAAAACGTCGGGCCGATCAGCGCGATCTCCGAGCGCCGGCTGCCCGGCAGCACCGCGATCACGGGACCGTCCGCGGGCAGGCCGAGCGCGATGCGCGCACCGTGCGTGTCGGGCTCGAGCGGGATCTCGTCGGCCAGCGGATGGCCGACGTAGGTCGACGCGACGCCGGCCTTGTCGAGAATCGCCGGCTCGAACGGGAACAGGCACAGCATGTGATCGACGGACTTGGCGATCTTCTTGATCCGGCCGCCGCGCCATGCCCAGATCGACGGGCACACGAAGTGGATCGACGGGATGCCCGCGTCGCGCACGGCCTGTTCGACACTGAAGTTGAAATCCGGCGCGTCGATGCCGATGAACGCGGCCGGCCGCTCCGCGAGCAGCTGGCGCTTCAGCTCGCCGCGAATCCGCAGGATCTCGGGAATCTGGCCCAGCGCCTCGACATAACCGCGCACGGTCAGCTTGTCCATCTGCCAGTGCGAATCGAAGCCCTGCGCGATCATCCGCGGCCCGCCGATCCCGTAGTACTGGGCCGATTCGGGCAGCCGCTCGCGCAGCCCGCCGAGCAGCGACGCCGCGAGCAGGTCGCCCGATGGCTCGCCTGCCACCATCGCGAGCCGAAGCTGATTGGTCGGAAACGGCATCGCTTAGCGGATGATGCCGCGTTGCGACGCGTCGATGAACTCGACGAGCGCCTTCACCGGCGCATCGCCGTCGCCGCCCGCCTCCGCCAGCTCGCGCAACTGCACCTTCGCTTCCTCGAGCGACAGGCCGTTCTTGTACAGCAGGCGGTACGCGCTGCGCAGCGCCGAAATCGCGTCGGGCGAGAAACCGCGCCGGCGCAGCCCTTCGATGTTGATCCCGTGCGGCTCGGCCTTGTTGCCTGCCGCGATCACGAACGGCGGAATGTCCTGCACGAGCGCCGACGCGCCGCCCAGCATCGAGTGCGCACCGATGCGCACGAACTGGTGAACGCCCGACATCCCGCCGACGATCGCCCAGTCGCCGATCTCGACGTGGCCGGCCATCTGCGCGTTGCTCGACAGGATCACGTGGCTGCCGACGCTGCAGTCATGGCCGATGTGCACATAGGCCATGATCCAGTTGTCGTCGCCGAGCGTCGTCACGCCGACGTCCTGCACGGTGCCCGTGTGGATCGTCGTGAATTCGCGGATCGTGTTGCGGTTGCCGATCACGAGCTTCGTCGGCTCGTCCTTGTACTTCATGTCCTGCGGACGGCCGCCGACCGATGCGTAATGGCCGATGCGATTGTCCTCGCCGAGCGTCGTGTGGCCTTCGATCACGCTGTGCGAGCCGATCGTCGTGCGCGCGCCGATCGTGACGTTCGGGCCGACGATCGCGTACGGGCCGATCTCGACCGATTCGTCGATCTGCGCGCCCGCTTCGACAATCGCGGTGGGATGAATCCTGGTCATGCGCCGTTGCCTCTCGATGTGATGTGTCGCGTTGCGTTGCCCATGCGTGCCGCGTCGCTCAGGGCGCCGCGTCGGCCGTCTTGACCGTGCACATCAGTTCGGCTTCCGCCGCCACCTTGCCGTCCACTTCCGCCACCGCCTTGAACTTCCAGATGCCGCGGATGTAGCGTTCGAACGTCACGTTCAGAATCAGTTGGTCGCCCGGTTCGACCACGCGCTTGAAGCGCGCGCCGTCGATCCCGACGAAGTAATACAGCGTGTTCTCCGGATCCTTCGGCTGCTCTTCCGCGAAGGTCAGCAGCGCCGCGGCCTGCGCGAGCGCCTCGAGGATCAGCACGCCCGGCATCACCGGCCGCTTCGGGAAGTGCCCCTGGAAGAACGGCTCGTTGATCGACACGTTCTTCAGCGCTTTGATCCCTTTGTGCGGCTCGAGTTCGAGCACGCGATCGACGAGCAGAATCGGGTAGCGATGCGGCAGCAGCGTGAGGATCTTGTGGATGTCGAGATTGATTTTTTCAGTGCTCATGATGGTTCGTCTCACGCAGAGGCTGCGCGGTGGTGATGCAAAGGCTGAAGCGGGCCGCCATGCGGCCCAGTCTGACAAACCGGGCCGGTTGCGCTGGCCGTGCCCGGTTGGTGGTCTCGCATGGCGCGCTCAGGCGTCCGTGCCGCCCTGGGCGGCGAGCGCGGCTTCGAGCGCCTTGATTCGGTCGCGCAGCTTGTCGAGGTTGCGCACGAGCGCGGCGCTCTTGTTCCATTCGCCGTGGTCGACGGCCGGGAACGCGCTGGTATAGATGCCGGCCTTCGGCAGCGACTTCGATACGCCCGAATTCGCGGTGATGATGACGTAATCGCCGAGCGTCACGTGGCCGGCGATCCCGGCCGCGCCGCCGATCATGCAGTGGCGGCCGATCGTCGTGCTGCCCGCGATGCCCGCCTTGCCGGCGATCACCGTGTAGGCGCCGATCCGGCAGTTGTGGGCGATCTGCACCTGGTTGTCGATCTTCACGCATTCCTCGATGACGGTGTCCGCCATCGCGCCGCGATCGATCGTCGTGTTCGCGCCGATCTCGACGTCCGGGCCGATCGATACGCCGCCGACCTGCGGGATCTTGACCCAGCTGCCGGTGCGGGCGTCGCCGTCGCCGACGAAATCCGGCGCGAAGCCGAAGCCGTCGGAGCCGATCACCGCGCCCGAATGGACGATCGCGCGCGGGCCGACCTTGCAGCCGTGATACACCGATGCGTTGGGATAAAGATGCGAGCCTGCGCCGATCGTCGTGCCGCGGCCGACGAATACGTTCGCGTCGAGCTGGACGCCGTCCTCGATCACCGCGCCGGCCTCGACCGTCACGTGCGGGCCGATCACCGCGCTCGCGGCGACCTTCGCCGCCGGATCGATCGTCGCGCTCGGATGCACGCCGGCGGCGCGCGGCGGCGCGGCCAGGTCGATGAACATCTGCGCGACGCGTGCGAAGTACGCGTACGGATTCGGCGTCACGATGAAATTGCGACCGCTAGCGGCCGCGCCCAGCTTTTCCAGATCCTTCGGTGCGATCAGCACCGCGCCTGCGCGGGTCGACTCGACCTGCGACAGGTACTTCGGATTCGCGAGGAACGCGAGTTGCTGAGGGCCTGCCTGGTCGAGCGGTGCGAGCCCGCCCACCTTGCACTGTGCGTCGCCGGCGATCTCGCCGCCGAACCGCTTTACGAGTTCCTCAAGCGTCAATGCCATTCGTCGTCTGCTCCGTTCAGTTCGCCGAGCCGGACGCGAGCGCCTTGAGCACCTTGTCGGTGATGTCGATGCGCGGGCTGACGTACACGGCTTCCTGCACGATCAGGTCGTAGTTCTGCTGCTCGGCGATCTGCTTGATGACCTTGTTCGCCCGCTCCAGCACGGCCGCCAGCTCCTCGTTGCGACGCTGGTTCAGGTCTTCGCGGAACTCGCGCTGCTTGCGCTGGAAGTCGGTATCGAGCTGGGCGAGATCGCGCTGCTTCTGCGCGCGATCGGCCGCCGACAGCGACGTGCCGCCCTTGTCCAGCGAATCGGACATCGACTTCAGACGCGCCGCCAGATCCTGCAGATCCTTGTCGCGCTTCGCGAACTCGGCTTCGAGCTTCGTCTGCGCCGCCTTCGCGGGCGCCGACTCGCGCAGGATCCGATCCGAATTGACCGCCGCGATGCGGGCGACGTCCTGTGCGTGCACCGTCGCCGCGCCCAGGGCCAGCGCAACGGTCAACGCGCACATCACTCGTTTCGAAAACTTACCGGTTAGCAAAATTACCCTCTCGTTGCTGTTGTCATGCGTTCGGTCAGAACGCCGTCCCGATCTGGAACTGGAATTTCTGGTACTGGTCGCCTTCGTGCTTCTGCAGCGGGAAGCCGAGGCTCAGCTTCAGCGGGCCGATCGGCGAGATCCACGCGAGACCCACACCATAGCCGTAACGCAGGCCGTTGGCGCCCGTACTCGTGCCGCCCGGCGCGTTGCCCCACACGTTACCGCCGTCGAGGAACGTGAACACGCGCAGCGTGCGGTCGTAGCCGGTGCCCGGCAGCGGGAACGTCAGTTCGATGTTGCCGACGAGCATCTTCGAACCGCCGATCGGGTCGTTCGTCTTCGTGTCGCGCGGGCCCAGCGAGCTCGGCTCGTAGCCACGCACGGAGCCGATACCGCCCGCGTAGTAGTTCTTGAAGATCGGGTACGGGTTACCGATACCGTTACCGTAGCCGCCCTGCAGGTTCAGGCCCAGGATGAAGCCGCGCGAGAACGAATAGTAGTACTGCGCCTGCAGGTCGGCCTTGTAGTACTGGATCTTGCCGACCGGCACGCCGTATTCAACGTTCGCCTGCGTGAAGTAGCCGCGGCTCGGGATCAGCGCGCTGTCGCGCGCGTCGCGCGACCACGCGACGGTCAGCGGCACCGTGTTCGACACGCGGCCGAACTCGTTCACGTAATCCTGGTAGCTCTGCGGCGTGTTCGAATCGACGTCGAGGCGGTTCTGCTCGAAGCCCGCGCCGAAGTAGACGGTGTCGACTTCCGAGAACGGGATGCCGAACTTCAGGTTGCCGCCCGCGCTGATGATCCGGAAGCTCGAGCTCGTCGAATAGTAGAGCGGCTGGTACGTACGGTAGTAGACGTCCGTGATCCGCTTGATGCCGTCGACCGTGAAGTACGGGTCGACCTGCGTGACGGTCAGCGTGCGGTAGCTCTTCGCGGTGTTGACGTTCACCGACAGGCTGGTACCCGAACCGAACACGTTGTCCTGCGACACGCCGGCCGACAGCACGACCTTGTCCGTCGACGAGAAGCCCGCGCCCAGCGTGATCGCGCCGGTCGGCTTTTCGTCGACCTTCACGTTCACGTCGACCTGGTCGTTCGTGCCTTCGACCGGCACCGTCGTCACGTCGACGTTGGTGAAGTAGCCGAGACGGTTCACGCGGTCCTTCGACAGCGCGAGGCGGTTCGAATCGAACCACGAGCTTTCGAGCTGGCGCATTTCGCGGCGCACCACTTCGTCGCGCGTACGCGTGTTGCCGACGACGTTGATGCGGCGCACGTACACGCGGCGGCTCGGATCGACCACGAGGTTCAGGTTCACCTTGTGGTTCGCCTGGTCGATGTCCGGCTGCGCGTTGACGGCCGCGAATGCGTAGCCGTATTCACCGAGCTTGTCGACGATCGACTTGGTGGTCTGCTGCAGCTTTTCGGCCGAGAAGCGGTCGCCCGGCTTGATCTTGATCAGCTTGTTGAGTTCGGCCTCGCGATCGAGCAGGTTGCCCGACAGCTTGATGCCCGACACCGTGTACGGCTCGCCTTCGTGCAGCGTGACCGTCAGGTACATGTCCTTCTTGTCGGGCGAGATCGACACCTGGGTCGACTCGATGTTGAACTCGAGGTAGCCGCGGTTCAGGTAGTACGAGCGCACGGCCTCGAGGTCGCCGGTCAGCTTTTCCTTCGAGTACAGGTCGTTCTTCGTGTACCAGGAGAACCAGTTCGGCGTCGACAGCTGCATCTCGTCGCGCAGCGTGCTCGTCTTGAACGCCTTGTTGCCGATGAAGTTGATCTGGCGGATCTTCGCGCTCGGGCCTTCGGCCACCGCGAACAGGATCGACACGCGGTTCGCGTCGACCGGCGTGACCGTCGTCTTGACTTCGGCCGCGTAGAAGCCGCGCGTCAGGTACTGGCGCTTGAGCTCCTGCTCCGCCTTGTCGACGAGCGCCTTGTCATAGTAGCGGCCGTCGGCGAGACCGACGGCGCGCAGCGCCTTCGTCAGGTTGTCCTTGTCGAATTCCTTCGTGCCGGTGAAGTCGATCGACGCGATCGCCGGACGCTCCTGCACCTGCACGATCACGACGTTGCCCTGCGTGGCGATGCGCACGTCGTTGAAGAAGCCCGTCGCGTACAGCGCGCGGATTGCTTCGGATGCCTTGTCGTCCGTGAAGGTATCGCCCTGCTTGATCGGCAGATAGGCGAACACCGAACCCGCTTCGACGCGCTGCAGCCCCTCGATCTTGATGTCTTGCACCACGAACGGTGCCGCTGCATGCGCCGCGAGGCCGTGCGCGGCGAGCGCGGCCGCTGCAACTGTCTTAGGTACAAAGCGATGAGGTTTGAACAACATGCATCCCCAATATTTAAGCTGCATCAAATCGGGCGACTGCCCAGCGGCGGCCGCCTGACGCTTCAGAAATGGATTAGCCGAGCCAGATCGTTGAACAGCGCGATCGCCGACAACGCGACGATGCAGATCAACCCGGCTCTTTGCAGAATCAGTTGCCAGCGCTCCGAGACGGCTTTCCCGGTCGCGGCTTCAACCGCATAATATAACAGATGCCCCCCGTCCAAAACGGGAATCGGCAACAAGTTCAGGACGCCAAGGCTAATGCTGACAAGGGCGAGGAACGACAGGAACGCCGACGGACCGAGCCGTGCGCTCTTGCCCGCGTAGTCGGCGATCGTCACGGGGCCGGACAGGTTCTTCAGCGACGCGTTGCCCGTGATCATCCGCCCGAACATCCGCAGCGAATACACGGAGATGTCCCACGTGCGGCGCACGCCGAGCCGCAGGCTCTCGATCGGCCCGTAGCGCACGTCGACGGACGGCGCGTGCATCGACAGCGCCGCGCCGATCCGGCCGACCTGCTGCCCCGATTCGTCGTCGCGCTGCATCTGCGGCACGATCGATACCGTCTGCGCGGCGCCGTCGCGCTCGATCCGCAGGTCGAGCGCCTTGCCCGCATGGTGCTTGACGGAATCGATGAAGCGCGACGCGCCGCCGATCGGCTTGCCGTCGAGCGCGACCAGCTTGTCGCCGGCCTTCAGGCCCGCCTGCTCCGCCGCGCTGCCGGGCTGCACCGACGCGACCGACAACGTGCCGCCGCCGGCCTCGAAGCCCAGGTGCGTCATGAAATCGTCATCGAGCTGACTTTCGGGAACATTGCGGAGGTCGACGCGGAAATCGAACGTCGCGCCGCCGTCGCGCGCGCCGAGCACGATCTCGCGATGATCGAACGCGGCCGCCAGCAGCTTCCAGCGCAGGTCCGACCACGACCGCACCGGTTCCGACTCGCCGCCCTGCGCATCGCCTACGCGCGCGTTGCGGATCGACACGATCGTCTCGCTGCCGTCGAAGCCCGCGCGGGCCGCCACCGTGCCGGCGGCCGGCGGCGCGACGATCGCGGCCGGCTCGGTCACGCCGGACGCAAATACGACGGAAAACAGCACGATTGCCAACAGGAAGTTCGCAATCGGCCCGGCCGCGACGATCGCGATGCGCTTGTAGACCGACTGGCGGTTGAACGCCTGGCCGAGCTCCTCGGGCTTGATGCCGGGGCCCGGATCGCGCTCGTCGAGCATCTTCACGTAGCCGCCGAGCGGCAGCGCGGACAGCGTCCACTCGGTGCCCGTCCTGCGGCTGACCCAGCGCGCGACGGGCTGGCCGAAGCCGATCGAGAAACGCAGCACCTTCACGCCGCACCAGCGCGCGACGCGATAATGTCCGTACTCATGCACGACGACCAGCACCCCGATCGCCACCGCAAACGCGATCAGTTCGACCAGCACGTTCATGAGCACTCCATTCAGACAGTACGCTCCACGCGGGGCGCAGGCGCTTTTGCAATGATCGCGGCGGCGAGGCGGCGTGCCTCGGCATCCGCCGCCAGGACGTCGTCGAGCCCGTCGGGCGCGCGGTTCGGCAGCGCGTTGAGCACTGCATCGACCGTCGCCGCGATCGCCATGAAGCCGATCCGGCGCTCGAGAAACGCTTCGACCGCAACTTCGTTCGCCGCGTTCAATGCGGCGCTCGCGATGCCGCCTTCCTCAAGCGCCTTCAGCGCGAGCGCGAGGCACGGGAAGCGCGCGTAATCGGGCTTCTCGAACGACAGCTGCGCGATCTGCGCGAGGTCGAGCTGGTCGACGCCCGCATCGACGCGATCGGGAAACGCGAGCGCATGCGCGATCGGCGTGCGCATGTCGGGGTTGCCGAGCTGCGCGAGCACCGAGCCGTCGCGGTACGACACGAGCGAATGGATCACGCTCTGCGGATGGATCAGCACGTCGATCCGGTCGCCCGGCAGCCCGAAGATCCAGTGCGCCTCGATCACCTCGAGACCCTTGTTCATCATCGTCGCGGAATCGACCGAGATCTTGCGGCCCATCACCCAGTTCGGGTGCTTGCACGCCTCGTCCGGCGTCACGTCGACGAGCGTGGCCGGCTCGCGCGTGCGGAACGGGCCGCCCGACGCGGTCAGGATGATCTTCGAGATCCCGCCGTGCTCGCCCGCATCGCGCGGCATGCACTGGAAGATCGCGTTGTGTTCGCTGTCGACCGGCAGCAGGATCGCGCCATGGTCGCGCACGGCGTCCATGAAGATCGCGCCCGACATCACGAGCGCTTCCTTGTTCGCGAGCAGGATCCGCTTGCCGGCACGCGCGGCCGCGAGGCTCGGCACGAGGCCTGCCGCGCCGACGATCGCCGCGACCACCGTGTCGCAGCCGTCGCTCCTCGACACGTCGACGAGCGCCTGCGGCCCGTGCAGCACGGTCGTCTTGCTGCCCGCCGCGCGCAGTTTCGCTTCGACGTGTGCGGCCGTCGCGGCATCGCCGACCACCGCCACTTCAGGCGCGAAGCGCAGGCACTGCTCGACGAGCTTGTCGCCGTTGCGGTGCGCGGTCAGCGCGTAGACCGAGAAGCGCTCGGGATGGCGCGCGACCACGTCGAGCGTGCTGTCTCCGATCGAGCCCGTGGAACCGAGCAATGTCAGACGTTTTTGCATAACAGAGATAATGGTTTAACCAAGCAGCAGCATCGCGAGCGGCAGCACCGGCAGCAGCGCGTCGACACGGTCGAGCACGCCGCCATGGCCAGGCAGCAGTCCGCTCGAATCCTTCACACCGGCCTGCCGCTTCAGCAACGACTCGAACAGGTCGCCGATCACGCTGTACGCGACCAGCAGCGTCAGCGCGGCCCACGCACCGGGCATTCCGTAGCGCACGGCGAATGCAGAAAACAGGGTCGGCTCGAAAGCATGCGCGGCCGTCGCGACACCGGCGACGACCATCACCGCAAGCCAGCCGCCGATCGCGCCTTCCCAGCTCTTGCCGGGACTGATCGCAATGGCCAGTTTACGCTTTCCGAAAGCCTTGCCCGCGAAGTATGCGCCGATATCGGCCAGCCAGACGACCAGAAGCAGCGACAGCACGAACGGCACGCCCTGCGCGCGCGCCGCGACGAGCGCATGCCAGCAGGCCGCGAACACGATCAACCCGGCCGCCAGCAGGAACGGCCGCCAGACGCCGCCCGCAAGTTCGGGCTTGCGCCGCAGCGCGAACGGGCCGACCAGCAGCCAGAACACGCCGGCCGCCATGAAAAGGGGACGGGACGCAGTCGCATCGATGCCGAGCGGCGTGGTGGCCGCCAGCGCGAGCGCCGCGACGACCGCATAGACGACCGGGGCGGCACCGCCGAGCTTCAGCAGGCGCGCCCATTCCCATGCGGCGAACACGAGCACGACGCCGATCAGCGCGCCGAACGCGGCGAGCGGCGCGAACAGCGTCACCGGCAGCAGCACTGCCAGCATCGCGATCGCCGTGATCACACGGGTTTTCAGCATGAAAGGGAGTCGGCGTTCTGCGATTGCGGTTCGAGCTGCGCGCTCGTGCGCCCGAAACGGCGCTCACGCTCGGTATACGACGCCATCGCGTCGGCCAGTGCCGCGCCGTCGAAATCCGGCCAGTATTTGTCGGTGAAATAGAATTCGGCGTACGCGAGCTGCCACAGCAGGAAGTTGCTGACGCGCTGCTCGCCGCCGGTGCGGATGAAGAGATCGGGCTCCGGCGCATAGGCCATCGCCAGGTGCGGCGCGAATGCGTCCTCGGTCACTTCGACCTCGCGACCCTCGCGCACGGCCTGCTCGACGAGCTTCTTCGTCGCCTGCAGGATGTCCCACCGGCCGCCGTAGTTGGCAGCGATGGTGAGCGTAAGACGGGTGTTGCGCGCCGTCTTGGTCTCGGCGCGGCGAATCAGTTCGCGGATGCGCGGCTCGAAGCGGTCGAGATCGCCGACGACACGCAGGCGGATCCCGTTCGCATGCAGCTTGCCCACCTCGCGCTCGAGCGCGGTGATGAAGAGCCGCATCAGGAACGACACTTCGTCGTTCGGCCGGCGCCAGTTTTCCGAACTGAACGCGAACAGCGTCAGGTATTCGACGCCGGCGCGCGCGCAGCCTTCGACCACCGCCCGCACGGCATCGACGCCGCGGGTATGCCCCGCGACGCGCGGCAAGCGGCGTTCGGTTGCCCAACGGCCGTTGCCGTCCATGATGATCGCGATGTGACGCGGCACGACGCCGACGTCAGGCACGCGAACGGTAGAGCTGGTATAGGTCATGGCCGTTGAGACAGTAATGCGGGAAGAAGGCGGCGCGCGAGGACGGTCGTCAGACCGTCATGATCTCGGCTTCCTTGGTCTGCACGAGCTTGTCGATTTCGGCAACGTGCTTGTCGGTCAGCTTCTGCACGTCGTCGCTCGCGCGGCGCTCGTCGTCTTCCGAGATTTCCTTGTCCTTCACGAGCTTCTTGAGCGCTTCGTTCGCGTCGCGGCGCAGGTTGCGGATCGCGACCTTGGCCGTTTCGCCTTCGCTCTTGACGACCTTGGTCAGCTCGCGGCGGCGCTCTTCCGTCAGCGCGGGCATCGGCACGCGGATCAGGTCGCCGGCCGTTGCCGGGTTCAGGCCCAGATCGGCTTCGCGAATGGCCTTCTCGACCTTCGCGACCATGTTTTTTTCCCACGGCTGCACGCCGATCGTGCGCGCGTCGACCAGCGTCAGGTTCGCGACCTGCGAGATCGGCACCATCGACCCGTAGTAGTCGACCTGCACGTGATCGAGCAGACCGGTGTGCGCACGGCCCGTACGGATCTTTGCCAGATCGTTCTTGAACGCTTCGATCGAGCGCTGCATCTTCTGCTCGACGCCCTTCTTGGTATCAGCGACACTCATTTCAACCTCCGAACCTTCAAACCTTCAAAGAACGCGGGTCCTGCCCGGCGCATCCTGCGCGCCACGGCCAATGACCC encodes the following:
- a CDS encoding TrmH family RNA methyltransferase; the protein is MKSITSRDNPLYKRLKALAGSTHHQRRSGQALLEGFHLASAYLDTGATPELCVATEGALGHAEAQAIVARVDAQRVVTLPDALFGQLSNVVNGVGFLLLVDRPAQPLPERVTHTSVVLDGVQDAGNVGSILRSAAAAGVRHVFCAPGTAYAWSSKVLRSGMGAHFLLSIHEDVDAAALAERLDVPVALTDSHGAQALYDCDLSGPVAWVFGNEGAGVSAFWRDAATHRVTIPQPGGMESLNVAAAAAVCLFEQVRQQRPA
- the rnhB gene encoding ribonuclease HII, whose translation is MTAVRAPRRRASSDVQGGFDFSRPDEIVCGVDEAGRGPLAGPVVAAAVILDPAQPIDGLDDSKALSAKKRDVLYDLIVARSRAYCVASASVDEIDTLNILHATMLAMKRAVEGLSVLPTLAQIDGNRCPTLTVRAEAIVSGDALVPSISAASILAKVTRDRMLVDLHERFPVYGFNVHAGYGTAKHLAALREHGPCEAHRRSFAPVRAALDLIR
- the lpxB gene encoding lipid-A-disaccharide synthase, coding for MPFPTNQLRLAMVAGEPSGDLLAASLLGGLRERLPESAQYYGIGGPRMIAQGFDSHWQMDKLTVRGYVEALGQIPEILRIRGELKRQLLAERPAAFIGIDAPDFNFSVEQAVRDAGIPSIHFVCPSIWAWRGGRIKKIAKSVDHMLCLFPFEPAILDKAGVASTYVGHPLADEIPLEPDTHGARIALGLPADGPVIAVLPGSRRSEIALIGPTFFAAMALMQQREPGVRFVMPAATPALRELLQPLVDAHPQLALTITDGRSQVAMTAADAILVKSGTVTLEAALLKKPMVISYKVPWLTGQIMRRQGYLPYVGLPNILAGRFVVPELLQHFATPEALADATLTQLRDDANRRTLTDVFTEMHLSLRQNTAAKAAEAVVRVLEQRKGRA
- the lpxA gene encoding acyl-ACP--UDP-N-acetylglucosamine O-acyltransferase; the protein is MTRIHPTAIVEAGAQIDESVEIGPYAIVGPNVTIGARTTIGSHSVIEGHTTLGEDNRIGHYASVGGRPQDMKYKDEPTKLVIGNRNTIREFTTIHTGTVQDVGVTTLGDDNWIMAYVHIGHDCSVGSHVILSSNAQMAGHVEIGDWAIVGGMSGVHQFVRIGAHSMLGGASALVQDIPPFVIAAGNKAEPHGINIEGLRRRGFSPDAISALRSAYRLLYKNGLSLEEAKVQLRELAEAGGDGDAPVKALVEFIDASQRGIIR
- the fabZ gene encoding 3-hydroxyacyl-ACP dehydratase FabZ codes for the protein MSTEKINLDIHKILTLLPHRYPILLVDRVLELEPHKGIKALKNVSINEPFFQGHFPKRPVMPGVLILEALAQAAALLTFAEEQPKDPENTLYYFVGIDGARFKRVVEPGDQLILNVTFERYIRGIWKFKAVAEVDGKVAAEAELMCTVKTADAAP
- the lpxD gene encoding UDP-3-O-(3-hydroxymyristoyl)glucosamine N-acyltransferase yields the protein MALTLEELVKRFGGEIAGDAQCKVGGLAPLDQAGPQQLAFLANPKYLSQVESTRAGAVLIAPKDLEKLGAAASGRNFIVTPNPYAYFARVAQMFIDLAAPPRAAGVHPSATIDPAAKVAASAVIGPHVTVEAGAVIEDGVQLDANVFVGRGTTIGAGSHLYPNASVYHGCKVGPRAIVHSGAVIGSDGFGFAPDFVGDGDARTGSWVKIPQVGGVSIGPDVEIGANTTIDRGAMADTVIEECVKIDNQVQIAHNCRIGAYTVIAGKAGIAGSTTIGRHCMIGGAAGIAGHVTLGDYVIITANSGVSKSLPKAGIYTSAFPAVDHGEWNKSAALVRNLDKLRDRIKALEAALAAQGGTDA
- a CDS encoding OmpH family outer membrane protein, giving the protein MCALTVALALGAATVHAQDVARIAAVNSDRILRESAPAKAAQTKLEAEFAKRDKDLQDLAARLKSMSDSLDKGGTSLSAADRAQKQRDLAQLDTDFQRKQREFREDLNQRRNEELAAVLERANKVIKQIAEQQNYDLIVQEAVYVSPRIDITDKVLKALASGSAN